The following are from one region of the Cetobacterium somerae genome:
- a CDS encoding M20/M25/M40 family metallo-hydrolase: MGNDLEKAFSFIDNKSKEMRKLWEDICKMESYSYDFEEIDRVQLYLQKEFSKAGMETKIYDFEKSGNSLVASYKGENILPGVAFMGHVDTVHKKGRFGENPIRIEDGIIYGPGVLDCKGGVIVGFLAAQALKHIGIDREIKLIYSGDEEIQHSTSLGKGADVFLNEVKGFAAAFDCETGFVDGRIAVGRKGGAVYKIKIIGKGAHAGNEPQNGISAIKEAAHKTINLEKLTNYEGITYNVGVIKGGTVANSIPADCELQIDVRFRTNSDVEIAQKVLEEITSTSYVKGTTATLETVSLMHPMEKNDGNMRLFELVKQASLELGFVEPKECVLGGASDAAYSVMAGVPTVCAIGVRGYANHTLEERALVSSLEERAKLLVATVLNMPKDFK; encoded by the coding sequence ATGGGAAATGATTTAGAAAAAGCTTTTAGTTTTATAGACAATAAAAGTAAGGAAATGAGAAAATTATGGGAGGATATCTGTAAAATGGAATCATATTCTTATGATTTTGAAGAAATTGACAGAGTGCAATTATATTTGCAAAAGGAATTTTCAAAAGCAGGAATGGAAACAAAAATATATGATTTTGAAAAAAGTGGAAATAGTTTAGTAGCTTCTTATAAAGGAGAAAATATTCTTCCTGGTGTAGCTTTTATGGGACATGTTGATACTGTTCATAAAAAAGGAAGATTTGGAGAAAATCCAATTAGGATAGAAGATGGAATTATTTATGGACCAGGAGTTTTAGATTGTAAAGGTGGTGTTATAGTTGGATTTCTAGCTGCTCAAGCATTAAAACATATTGGGATAGATAGAGAGATAAAACTTATTTATTCAGGGGATGAGGAGATACAACATTCTACATCGTTAGGAAAAGGTGCAGATGTATTTTTAAATGAAGTAAAAGGATTTGCTGCTGCTTTTGATTGTGAAACTGGATTTGTTGATGGAAGAATAGCTGTAGGGCGTAAAGGCGGAGCAGTTTATAAAATAAAAATAATAGGGAAAGGTGCCCATGCAGGAAATGAGCCACAAAATGGGATAAGTGCTATAAAAGAAGCAGCTCATAAAACTATTAATTTAGAAAAGTTAACAAATTATGAAGGAATAACTTATAATGTTGGAGTTATAAAAGGTGGAACAGTTGCAAATAGCATTCCAGCTGATTGTGAACTTCAAATAGATGTAAGATTTAGAACAAATAGTGATGTAGAGATAGCCCAAAAAGTTTTAGAAGAGATTACAAGTACATCATATGTGAAAGGAACTACAGCAACTTTAGAAACTGTTTCTTTGATGCATCCAATGGAGAAGAATGATGGAAATATGAGACTATTTGAATTAGTAAAACAAGCATCTTTAGAATTAGGTTTTGTAGAACCAAAAGAGTGTGTATTGGGTGGAGCATCTGATGCAGCATACAGCGTTATGGCAGGAGTACCAACAGTTTGTGCGATAGGAGTTAGAGGTTATGCGAACCATACTTTAGAAGAAAGAGCCCTTGTAAGTTCTTTAGAAGAGAGAGCAAAGTTACTAGTTGCGACAGTTTTAAATATGCCAAAGGATTTTAAATAA
- a CDS encoding nucleoside recognition domain-containing protein, whose protein sequence is MSTSNTKQVSVVETFMKGAKKGLYIGLELIAPAMVMAYALIAILTVTGMMPIIGKYLSPIMAIFGLPGEATVALIAAFFAKAAGAASALLLYEQGLINQEQATILFPTVIIMGTLVGHFARIVLVSDVAKKYHKLLLMIPLIDAVIVMLLMRVILKFY, encoded by the coding sequence GTGAGTACATCAAATACAAAACAAGTTAGTGTAGTAGAAACATTTATGAAAGGAGCGAAAAAAGGTCTTTATATAGGATTAGAATTAATAGCTCCAGCAATGGTTATGGCATATGCTTTAATAGCAATTTTAACAGTAACAGGAATGATGCCAATAATAGGAAAATATCTATCTCCTATAATGGCAATCTTTGGATTACCAGGAGAAGCAACAGTAGCTCTAATAGCAGCCTTTTTTGCTAAGGCAGCAGGTGCAGCAAGTGCACTACTTCTTTACGAACAAGGGCTTATAAATCAAGAACAAGCGACTATATTATTTCCAACGGTTATAATAATGGGAACTTTAGTAGGGCATTTTGCTAGAATAGTTCTAGTTTCAGATGTAGCAAAAAAATACCATAAGTTATTACTAATGATTCCTCTTATTGATGCAGTCATAGTAATGCTTTTAATGAGAGTGATATTGAAGTTTTATTAA
- the ppk1 gene encoding polyphosphate kinase 1, which translates to MKEKKKEFYNRDLSWLEFNSRVVYESKYERNPLLERAMFLAIASTNLDEFFMVRIPKKREKKEREKIYNSIKKMVDNIYNEYNLYLKDLKKETDIEIKEYLNLSRKEKELADNYFNRLIQPILEIIEIDSFHPIPRIASGNLVLLGMIEKKKTKEKKVIMIELRGEFERIIKLEEDKNHFILIEELIKGNLSVQLEDFEIKEIGIFRLTRDEGIEILEDSKVNADIIKEVEDQLEEREWGEVIRVEYDKKLSKEMKDFITKNFSLSTTEIYEISGPINLDFLWTIEGLKGYEKYKYEPLNEKFLKKMKGENIFETLKKKDRLLLHPYESFEAVTELIDTAADDPDVLGIKQTLYRVKHHDSPIIDALEKACKKGKQVTVLVEAKARFDEGDNIEWAKKLERVGCHVIYGIKDLKVHGKTLLILRKENEKIRRYVQLGTGNYYKAPYVDISLFTADEGIGEDISNLFSNLISPQERKNWKEIGVGPQELEDRFKKLVDRERSNALKGKKARIIAKMNGLTDESMIDKLYDASNAGVKIVLIVRGACCLLPGVKNMSENIEVYSIVGRFLEHNRVYIFENNGEKEYFLSSADWMTRNLERRVELMFPVKNSKNRQQLDLYFENILKDNMKRWKENEDGTYSVIKPNKDEKEFSYQNYYLDNKF; encoded by the coding sequence ATGAAAGAAAAGAAAAAAGAGTTTTATAATAGGGACTTAAGTTGGTTAGAGTTTAATAGTAGAGTAGTATATGAATCAAAATATGAAAGAAACCCACTTCTAGAAAGAGCTATGTTTTTAGCAATAGCATCAACAAATTTAGATGAATTTTTCATGGTTAGAATACCTAAAAAAAGAGAAAAAAAAGAGAGAGAAAAAATTTATAATTCTATAAAAAAAATGGTGGATAATATCTACAACGAGTATAATCTATATTTAAAAGATTTGAAAAAAGAGACAGATATTGAAATAAAAGAGTATTTAAATTTAAGTAGAAAAGAGAAAGAGTTAGCAGATAATTATTTTAATAGATTGATTCAGCCGATATTAGAAATAATTGAGATTGATTCATTTCATCCAATACCAAGAATAGCTTCTGGAAATTTAGTTTTATTAGGAATGATTGAAAAGAAAAAAACAAAAGAAAAAAAAGTTATTATGATTGAGTTAAGAGGAGAGTTTGAAAGAATCATAAAGCTTGAAGAGGATAAAAATCATTTTATTTTAATAGAGGAATTAATAAAAGGGAATTTGAGTGTTCAACTAGAGGATTTTGAAATAAAAGAGATTGGAATTTTTAGATTAACAAGAGATGAAGGAATTGAGATTTTAGAGGATTCAAAAGTAAATGCAGATATTATAAAAGAAGTTGAAGATCAATTAGAGGAGAGGGAGTGGGGCGAAGTTATTAGGGTTGAATATGATAAAAAATTATCTAAAGAAATGAAGGATTTTATAACAAAAAACTTTAGTCTTTCAACGACAGAGATATATGAAATATCAGGACCTATAAACTTAGATTTTTTATGGACAATAGAAGGATTAAAGGGATATGAAAAATATAAGTATGAGCCACTAAATGAAAAGTTTTTAAAAAAGATGAAGGGAGAAAATATATTTGAAACTTTAAAGAAAAAAGATAGATTGTTACTACATCCTTATGAATCTTTTGAAGCAGTTACAGAGCTAATTGATACAGCTGCAGATGATCCAGATGTACTTGGTATAAAACAAACTTTATATAGAGTAAAACATCATGATTCACCAATAATTGATGCATTAGAAAAAGCTTGTAAAAAAGGAAAACAAGTTACGGTATTAGTCGAAGCTAAAGCTAGATTTGATGAGGGGGATAATATAGAGTGGGCTAAAAAATTAGAAAGAGTAGGGTGTCATGTCATTTATGGAATAAAAGATTTAAAAGTTCATGGAAAAACTCTTTTAATTTTAAGAAAAGAAAATGAAAAAATAAGAAGATATGTTCAGTTAGGAACTGGAAACTACTATAAAGCACCTTATGTTGATATCTCTTTATTTACAGCTGATGAAGGAATTGGTGAAGATATTTCCAATCTATTTTCTAATTTGATAAGTCCCCAAGAAAGAAAAAATTGGAAAGAGATTGGAGTGGGACCACAAGAGTTAGAAGACCGATTTAAAAAACTTGTAGATAGAGAGAGAAGTAACGCTTTAAAAGGAAAAAAAGCAAGAATTATTGCTAAAATGAATGGATTAACAGATGAAAGTATGATAGATAAACTTTATGATGCTTCAAATGCAGGAGTAAAAATAGTTTTAATTGTTAGAGGAGCATGCTGTTTATTACCTGGAGTTAAAAATATGAGTGAAAATATAGAGGTTTACAGTATAGTTGGAAGATTTTTAGAGCACAATAGAGTTTATATTTTTGAAAATAATGGAGAGAAAGAATACTTTTTATCAAGTGCAGATTGGATGACTAGAAATTTAGAGCGAAGAGTGGAGCTTATGTTTCCTGTAAAAAATAGTAAAAATAGACAACAACTAGATTTATATTTTGAAAATATACTAAAGGATAATATGAAAAGATGGAAAGAAAACGAAGATGGAACATACTCTGTAATAAAACCTAATAAAGATGAAAAAGAGTTCTCATATCAAAATTATTATTTAGATAATAAATTTTAG
- a CDS encoding nucleoside recognition domain-containing protein: protein MNNNNTKKNIIAWLSLVMLIIIFSGVFQKAEGPLRALDFNTLAGSFGKVSGKLDFRGAGGTGAKEGFLFALTLIPTTMLALGLIEVAQELGGLRVASKIFTPLLKPLMGLPGVVGLTFVSTFTSSDVGAVMTKEHFENNEITDDQRAIFVAYQYAGSGVINNTLTGGAPLIAVSIVPVGLIILIQIIVKIIGANIVRLYCKRLNQKEAKKDKVYA, encoded by the coding sequence ATGAACAATAATAATACTAAAAAAAATATAATAGCGTGGTTATCATTAGTTATGTTGATAATAATATTTTCAGGAGTATTTCAAAAAGCTGAAGGACCGTTAAGAGCACTAGATTTTAATACATTAGCAGGAAGTTTTGGAAAGGTATCTGGAAAACTAGATTTTAGAGGAGCTGGGGGAACAGGAGCTAAAGAAGGTTTTTTATTTGCGTTAACATTAATACCAACAACGATGTTAGCTTTGGGACTTATTGAAGTGGCACAAGAATTAGGTGGTTTAAGAGTGGCTTCAAAGATTTTTACTCCCCTTTTAAAACCTTTAATGGGATTACCAGGTGTAGTTGGATTAACATTTGTAAGTACATTTACATCTTCAGATGTAGGAGCTGTAATGACAAAAGAACATTTTGAAAATAATGAAATAACAGATGATCAGAGAGCAATTTTTGTTGCCTATCAATATGCAGGATCAGGAGTAATAAATAATACTTTAACTGGAGGGGCACCACTTATAGCAGTTTCAATTGTTCCAGTTGGATTAATTATTCTTATTCAAATTATAGTAAAAATTATAGGAGCAAATATAGTAAGACTTTACTGTAAGAGATTAAATCAAAAAGAAGCGAAAAAAGATAAAGTATATGCTTAG
- a CDS encoding nucleoside deaminase: MDHKLYLRRCIEIADEAVASGNNPFGALLVDSKGDIIVESGNIEITEKDCTGHAETTVMRKATKLYSKEFLRDCTLYTTAEPCCMCTGAIYWGNVGRVVFGITEKQLLELTGSHEKNPTFDVPCREVLAKGQKNIEVIGPINDVDLQEEIVKIHRTFWK; the protein is encoded by the coding sequence ATGGATCACAAACTTTACTTACGAAGATGTATTGAAATTGCAGATGAAGCAGTTGCTAGTGGAAATAATCCATTTGGAGCACTTCTAGTAGATTCTAAAGGAGATATTATCGTAGAATCTGGTAATATCGAAATTACTGAAAAAGATTGTACAGGTCATGCTGAAACAACAGTTATGAGAAAAGCTACTAAACTTTATTCTAAGGAGTTTTTACGGGATTGTACTCTTTACACAACTGCTGAACCTTGTTGTATGTGTACTGGAGCTATCTATTGGGGAAATGTTGGAAGAGTCGTATTTGGAATAACAGAAAAACAACTTCTTGAGCTTACTGGTAGCCATGAGAAAAATCCTACCTTTGACGTTCCATGTAGAGAAGTTTTAGCTAAAGGACAAAAAAATATCGAAGTTATCGGTCCAATTAATGATGTTGATTTACAAGAGGAGATAGTTAAGATACATAGAACTTTCTGGAAATAG
- a CDS encoding sigma-70 family RNA polymerase sigma factor, with protein MIEIRDIKLAQQGDEEATEKIFHEYQSSILRNNRKFFLKGAESDDLLQEGYIGLMKAIKSYDETKNACFNTFANLCIRRQIITAVKTHSSAKYQNLNSAVMGEEYVGFEEVTKYNAPSINFYNPEEIVLGKELVKLLETFLVENLSDLEKKVFYYLCKEYTYIEIAETLDETPKKIDNTIQRIKKKILNYLGTYVGK; from the coding sequence ATGATAGAAATTAGAGACATTAAACTAGCACAACAAGGAGACGAGGAAGCTACTGAAAAGATTTTCCACGAATACCAAAGTTCAATCTTAAGAAACAATCGTAAATTTTTCTTAAAAGGTGCAGAATCAGATGATTTACTACAAGAAGGTTATATCGGCCTTATGAAAGCGATTAAATCTTATGACGAAACAAAAAATGCATGTTTTAACACTTTTGCAAACCTATGTATTAGAAGACAGATTATAACAGCTGTAAAAACACATAGTTCTGCTAAATATCAAAATTTAAACTCTGCTGTTATGGGAGAAGAGTATGTCGGATTTGAAGAAGTTACCAAATATAACGCTCCATCTATAAACTTCTATAATCCTGAAGAGATTGTTTTAGGAAAAGAATTAGTTAAACTTTTAGAAACTTTCTTAGTTGAAAATTTAAGTGATTTAGAAAAAAAAGTGTTCTATTATTTATGTAAGGAGTATACATATATTGAAATTGCTGAAACATTAGATGAAACTCCAAAGAAAATAGATAACACTATTCAAAGAATTAAAAAGAAAATACTAAACTATTTAGGAACTTATGTTGGAAAATAG
- a CDS encoding plasma-membrane proton-efflux P-type ATPase has product MDKISNEDLLKKLETDEKKGLNTLEAQKRLLRDGKNALEEKKVTLLQKLMPYFWGPIPWMIEAAIVLSLVTMDIKDFIIILLLLLLNAFIGWRQDKSAQDALAALKNDLALKANVLRDSKWQDIPASDLVVGDIVAVALGNVVPADAQILSGDYLTVDQSALTGESLPVTKDIQDVVYSGSIAKEGSVIVVVTATGVNTYFGKTAKLVSEAGAKSQLTGEITSVGNFLIIGAIILSIILVTFQLILIRPLDQVTILRIVKTVLVLMVATIPVAMPAVISVTIALGALQLSKMKAIVSKLNSIEALASVNVLCSDKTGTLTQNKLSVAGVFPVEGITSELMTIYGVLASDPKGEDVIDLAIKNFLKSKDSLSSYKINKFIPFNPVIKRVEAVVEKDGKTFHIVKGAPQVIVEMCKLTGDNLKNVRDKIDELASHGFKSLGLASGDGETWNYMGTFSLADPLRIDSKSTVQALKAEGIDVKMITGDSQNIAKEVANQLEIGDNILLATDVFGTDDKNMIITSKMQKQVEEASGFAEVFPQHKYEIVKVLQSKGHICAMTGDGVNDSPALKQADCGIAVSGATDAARAAAALILTNPGLSVIENAVNEAKKIFSRMMSYIYYRIAMTINIMIFSVIVTLIGKYLIHRVTPIDGNSFFPLTAIMLVSLALLDDIPIMTIAYDNAEISSGPSIWNKKRVFTVSFVLGIISVVQSIALVVWADKSWSHIISFSQLQTLVFLQLVVGGHLLLFITRRSGWFFTRPFPQWKLFLAIVLTQIFVVFMTYFGWLVESITIRDILYVWGYNILWMFLLSFISIIVKRIK; this is encoded by the coding sequence ATGGATAAAATCTCAAATGAAGATTTATTAAAAAAATTAGAAACAGATGAGAAAAAAGGACTAAATACTTTAGAAGCACAAAAAAGATTATTAAGAGATGGAAAAAATGCATTAGAAGAAAAAAAAGTAACTCTTTTACAAAAATTAATGCCATATTTTTGGGGTCCGATTCCTTGGATGATAGAAGCTGCAATTGTGCTTTCATTAGTAACAATGGATATAAAGGATTTTATAATTATATTATTATTACTATTATTAAATGCCTTTATTGGATGGAGACAAGATAAAAGTGCACAAGATGCATTAGCAGCATTGAAAAATGACTTGGCACTAAAAGCTAATGTATTGAGAGACTCTAAATGGCAGGATATTCCAGCTTCAGACTTAGTTGTGGGTGATATTGTTGCAGTAGCTTTAGGAAACGTTGTACCAGCCGATGCTCAAATATTAAGTGGAGATTATTTAACAGTTGATCAATCAGCACTAACAGGTGAGAGCTTACCAGTTACAAAAGACATTCAAGATGTAGTGTATTCAGGATCTATAGCTAAAGAGGGAAGTGTAATAGTTGTTGTAACAGCAACGGGAGTAAATACGTATTTTGGTAAAACAGCAAAATTAGTATCTGAGGCAGGAGCTAAGAGTCAACTAACAGGAGAAATAACATCTGTAGGTAATTTTTTAATAATTGGAGCTATAATTCTTTCAATAATTTTAGTGACATTCCAATTGATTTTAATAAGACCTTTAGATCAGGTAACTATTTTAAGAATAGTAAAAACAGTATTAGTTTTAATGGTTGCAACTATCCCAGTAGCAATGCCAGCGGTTATATCTGTAACAATAGCTCTAGGAGCTTTACAACTATCAAAGATGAAAGCTATAGTTTCTAAGTTAAATTCTATAGAAGCCTTAGCAAGTGTAAATGTTCTTTGTAGTGATAAAACAGGAACATTGACTCAAAATAAATTAAGTGTAGCTGGAGTTTTTCCAGTTGAGGGAATAACAAGTGAACTTATGACAATATACGGAGTTTTAGCCTCTGATCCTAAAGGAGAGGATGTTATAGATTTAGCCATTAAAAACTTTTTAAAATCTAAGGACTCCTTATCTAGTTATAAGATAAATAAATTTATACCATTTAATCCCGTTATAAAGAGAGTAGAAGCAGTAGTAGAAAAGGATGGAAAAACATTTCATATAGTAAAAGGAGCTCCACAAGTTATAGTTGAGATGTGTAAATTAACTGGAGATAATTTAAAAAATGTCCGAGATAAAATAGATGAATTAGCATCTCATGGATTTAAATCTTTAGGACTTGCAAGCGGTGATGGAGAAACATGGAATTATATGGGAACATTCTCTTTAGCAGATCCTTTAAGAATTGATAGTAAATCAACAGTTCAAGCTCTAAAAGCTGAAGGAATAGATGTAAAAATGATAACAGGAGATAGTCAAAATATTGCAAAGGAAGTTGCTAATCAGTTAGAAATAGGAGACAATATTCTGTTGGCAACAGATGTTTTTGGAACAGATGATAAAAATATGATAATAACATCAAAGATGCAAAAGCAAGTAGAAGAAGCAAGTGGATTTGCAGAGGTATTTCCACAACATAAATATGAAATTGTAAAAGTTTTGCAATCTAAAGGCCATATTTGTGCAATGACAGGTGATGGTGTTAATGATTCACCAGCACTTAAACAAGCTGATTGTGGAATTGCTGTTTCAGGAGCGACAGATGCAGCTAGAGCTGCAGCAGCATTAATTTTAACTAATCCAGGATTAAGTGTAATAGAGAATGCAGTAAATGAAGCTAAGAAAATATTTTCAAGAATGATGAGCTACATATACTATCGTATAGCAATGACAATTAATATTATGATATTTTCTGTTATTGTAACATTAATTGGAAAGTATTTAATTCATAGAGTTACTCCAATAGATGGAAATTCTTTTTTTCCATTAACAGCAATAATGCTTGTATCTTTAGCTTTATTAGATGATATCCCAATAATGACAATAGCTTACGATAATGCAGAGATAAGTTCAGGTCCATCTATTTGGAATAAAAAGAGAGTTTTCACAGTTAGTTTTGTTTTAGGAATTATATCTGTTGTTCAAAGTATTGCTCTTGTTGTATGGGCTGATAAAAGTTGGAGTCATATAATAAGTTTTAGTCAATTACAAACATTGGTATTTTTACAATTAGTTGTTGGAGGACATCTGTTACTATTTATAACAAGACGTTCAGGATGGTTTTTTACAAGACCATTCCCTCAATGGAAATTATTTTTAGCAATAGTTTTAACTCAAATTTTTGTTGTATTTATGACATATTTTGGTTGGCTAGTTGAATCAATAACTATAAGAGATATTTTATATGTTTGGGGATATAATATTCTATGGATGTTCCTATTATCCTTTATTTCAATAATTGTAAAAAGAATAAAATAA
- a CDS encoding FMN-binding protein: MKKIFLLSMLTFVSSLSMGETKVPNWTVQPKEGVVKGDYYKIEERFRQGHLGTLEVVKNNGKLVHIEFNELTRPNYYNRFYQNVSKRLSPYNFSMAEKSGVAWIEGVLVAENQMIKEQRLTGTFDMVAGASNSIQQSMVPLAEKLNTQMDKKSNSKYYSVSENFGNGLTGVLKVIIEKGKIVECRYDEIFADSKDEIKDKKLKEFYRQSKYWSIMYDEPSRIGFNVQMDALNDKVVKTQNLLDLTDLPATEKSGNYKQSGFTRRNTAWDNYLKLAEKMKNELEKDKILK, translated from the coding sequence GTGAAAAAAATATTTTTATTAAGTATGTTAACATTTGTATCGTCACTTTCTATGGGTGAAACAAAAGTACCTAATTGGACAGTTCAACCTAAAGAGGGAGTTGTAAAAGGGGATTATTACAAAATTGAAGAGAGATTTCGTCAAGGACATTTAGGCACTTTAGAAGTGGTAAAAAATAATGGTAAGTTAGTCCATATAGAGTTTAATGAATTAACAAGACCTAACTATTATAATCGTTTTTATCAAAATGTATCAAAAAGATTATCACCATACAATTTTTCAATGGCAGAAAAAAGTGGAGTAGCTTGGATAGAGGGAGTTTTAGTTGCTGAAAATCAAATGATAAAAGAGCAAAGATTAACTGGAACTTTTGATATGGTAGCAGGGGCATCAAATAGTATTCAGCAATCTATGGTTCCACTAGCAGAAAAATTAAACACTCAAATGGATAAAAAATCTAACTCTAAATATTATAGCGTTTCTGAAAACTTTGGAAATGGTTTAACTGGAGTTTTAAAAGTTATTATTGAAAAAGGTAAAATAGTAGAGTGTAGATATGATGAAATTTTTGCAGATAGTAAAGATGAGATAAAAGATAAAAAGTTAAAAGAGTTTTATAGACAATCGAAATACTGGAGTATTATGTATGATGAACCTTCACGTATTGGATTTAACGTTCAGATGGATGCTTTAAATGATAAAGTGGTAAAAACACAAAATCTTTTAGATTTAACAGATTTACCAGCTACAGAAAAATCAGGAAATTATAAGCAAAGTGGATTTACTAGAAGAAATACTGCTTGGGATAACTATTTAAAACTAGCAGAAAAAATGAAAAATGAATTAGAAAAAGATAAAATATTAAAGTAA
- a CDS encoding NCS2 family permease translates to MEKVLNQNVKTRAYDKIDSYFQISERDSSLKREILGGFTTFLTISYVIFVNPTILALTGMDKGALVTVTCLATAIGSILGGVLGNVPIALAPGMGLNAFFTFTLVMGNGLSWQDSLGIVFLSGVFYLVLAFGGIREKIISAIPKSLGIASTVGIGLFLSLIGLKSMGVAIPNASTLVAFGKITTPVALSILGLFLMFIFDLKKVRGGMLISIAIVSLLGVIFGEVSLPSMILSSPPSIAPVAMKLNIINVLRPSLLGAIFSFMFIDLFDSLSVLLSCYKEIPFRNEEERKKGLGRMLYADVISTMIGSLLGTSTVTTYGESVAGITAGARTGLASIVTGFLFLLSLFVSPLVESVPVFAVAPSLVIVGIFMFRKVSYLNFKDMKEAIPAFMTIILMPMTHSIAIGLSFGFISYIIINVACKEYDKISKTLWIIGILSFINIIL, encoded by the coding sequence ATGGAAAAAGTATTAAATCAAAATGTTAAAACTAGAGCTTATGATAAAATAGATAGTTATTTTCAAATAAGCGAAAGAGATAGTAGCTTAAAAAGAGAGATTCTAGGTGGATTTACAACATTTTTAACAATCTCTTATGTTATTTTTGTTAATCCAACTATTCTTGCATTAACTGGTATGGATAAAGGTGCACTTGTTACTGTTACATGTTTAGCTACAGCTATTGGATCTATTTTAGGGGGAGTTTTAGGGAATGTTCCTATCGCTCTTGCACCGGGTATGGGATTAAATGCCTTTTTTACCTTTACTCTTGTTATGGGAAATGGTTTAAGTTGGCAAGACTCTCTTGGAATTGTTTTTCTATCTGGAGTTTTCTATTTAGTTTTAGCTTTTGGAGGAATAAGAGAAAAAATAATTAGTGCTATTCCTAAAAGCTTGGGTATAGCTTCTACTGTTGGAATTGGACTTTTCTTATCTTTAATCGGTTTAAAAAGTATGGGTGTAGCTATTCCTAATGCTAGTACTCTTGTAGCCTTCGGAAAGATTACAACACCTGTTGCATTATCTATTTTGGGATTATTTTTAATGTTTATATTTGATTTAAAAAAAGTTAGAGGTGGAATGCTTATTAGTATAGCTATTGTTTCACTGTTAGGAGTAATCTTTGGAGAGGTTTCTCTTCCTAGTATGATTTTATCATCTCCACCTAGCATAGCTCCTGTTGCAATGAAACTTAATATTATCAATGTTTTAAGACCATCTCTTCTTGGAGCTATATTCTCATTTATGTTCATAGATCTTTTTGACTCTTTAAGTGTTCTTTTATCTTGCTATAAAGAGATTCCTTTTAGAAATGAAGAGGAAAGAAAAAAAGGTCTTGGAAGAATGCTTTATGCTGATGTTATCTCAACTATGATTGGTTCTTTACTTGGAACAAGTACAGTTACTACTTATGGTGAGTCTGTTGCTGGTATTACAGCTGGAGCTAGAACAGGTTTAGCTTCAATTGTTACAGGTTTCTTATTTTTACTTTCACTTTTTGTTTCACCTTTAGTTGAAAGTGTTCCTGTATTTGCTGTTGCTCCATCTTTAGTTATTGTTGGAATTTTTATGTTTAGAAAAGTTTCATATTTAAACTTTAAGGATATGAAAGAGGCTATTCCAGCTTTTATGACAATTATTCTTATGCCTATGACTCACAGTATTGCCATTGGTTTAAGTTTTGGATTTATTTCTTACATTATCATTAATGTAGCTTGTAAAGAATATGATAAAATTTCTAAAACTCTTTGGATTATTGGAATTTTATCTTTCATTAATATAATTTTATAA